tttttttacacgcTATTCAGATGTGCTAGCTACCGTACTTTAGCtttacttttcagacctggagtttGCCCACTGCTCACGACAGGTCATGGTACGTTGTGATTATATCACAGCTAAGGAGCAATGTTTGTCccaactagggatgttaataattaaccatttaaccattaaccgacGTTAATAACTTTAACCGAtaaacgctatcggttaaacggttaaaagaaatattcataattcatttaaaaagctgagcaaaactcagaggagcggtttgtcacttaaaggggaaaagctggtccaccttaacagcccaccttaagacagtctgagccggagttacaggatacaggaagttggctcccgtcttgagctcgcttgagcggagctgaggagttgtagcctcgtagcatgtattcaccgacaaataaacggTACACatactgctacacctacgatcacagctataacgccaccaacaaccacACACTcaccaccgccgccacacacacactagtgtctgtcggacactcgtcAAAGTAACGCCACGCTGACAAGACCCTATGTGTGTGACAATAGCGAGCACAAAGCCATAGTTAGCAGCTAGAGtgtaacgtagcacaaacacacacgggttgtcggacactcgctatcACTGGGCGACAGAGTATGGTTACGCCGGGCAGGCACACAGCTgccaacctgctaaactaaactaaatgtgcggtggagagctactgggaaagtggctgcatgtccgcgacactacatgCAGCATCATGGATGGTAAagtaacgctcccggacgggggAACTGGGGACTCAGCAGACAAACACTGTAGCTGGCACACCGCTGCATACAGGGACTAATCTTggcagttaacggttaataatcggttagcGAGGGTTGGTTATTGGTTaaattcttttttaaaaattagcatccctagtccCGGCACAAAGTGGTCCAAAGTGAGCTATTGCTTTTTTAACACGGTCATCACGTATGGCAACATGAAGGTTATAGACACATTCcaatttaaatattgttttattaatagATAATAATGTTCACAATAAAATAGGCCTTTCTGTCTGAACATACCGAGGCGGTTGCTAGAACGGTGGTTGCTAGCTGGACAAAAGTGTTGGACAGACTGACCAACAgaccgacattgccatccctagagtcATGCTACTATTGTGGCCAAAGACTAATTCTCTATCAGAAACTTTAGTAAGCATTGTGGGGAAGTTTACAAACTCTCCAGAGGTGAAATTATGTGGCGACATCAACCAGGCTGGACATGATAAAAGATGTTGAACACCTCCCAGAACACACAGTTGTAGATTACCTGTGTATAGAGCTCACGTAAACCATTGCAAAATATAGATTATTATATGTAATTTTCAATGATGCTGCCTCTTCAGTTTAGTAAAGCTGCTGATTTTTCAAAACAGTGATAAGAGTTTTTATACAaaacagacataaataaatgctgacTTTTTCTCTTGAAACAAAGACCTTTGATTTAGAGAATGGAAAACAGCACTAACTCTTTTTACTTTAACCTAACCATGTTCATGAACATTGGGCACTACTATTATCCAGCCTTTGTCTTTTGCCTCCTAATCTACAGCTTTATTGTGTCTGCTAATTTTGCTATGATATTGATAATAATACGGGAGAAAACACTACATGAGCCCAtgtatattttcatttcatttttatcttTCAACTCACTGTATGGTTCTTCTGGTTTGTTCCCTAGATTCCTCATGGACCTTCTGTCTGATACTCATTTAATCTCTCGTCCTGCTTGTTTCACTCAGATctatattatttacacatatactTCCTATGAACTGACCATTCTCAGCATTATGGCATATGATCGATATGTTGCTGTGTGTCATCCTTTACACTATCACAGAAAGATGAACTCTAAAATTGTCTACACATTGTCATTTATTGCTTGGGTCTGTCCAGCCTGTAACCTTACAATAACCATTAGTACACTTGTCAAGCTTCCTCTATGTGGCAACACTATACAGAAGATATACTGTGCCAGCTGGAATATTGTAAAGATATCATGTGTTACCACTGCTGTTAACAGTATTGCTGCTACGTTGGGGGCCATAGCTATGGCCGCCATTCCCTTTAGTTTTATCTTTTACACCTATCTGAGAATTGTGGTTGCTTGTTGGAAAAAGTCATCAGAGGTTAGGGGAAAAGTATTACAGAGTTGTCTTCCACATGTTATTTCATTTGCGATTTATTCAGTCACATCATTAACTGATGCTGCACTGACCCGACGAAATCTTGAGGAGTTAAATCCATTTGGAGCTGTAATTTTGTCACTAGCATTTATTGTCATTCCTCCAGTTATGAATCCTCTTGTGTATGGCCTTAAACTTCCAGAaatcagaaaacacattttcaagaTAACAAGCTTAAAACCCAGAGCTAAAAAGAACTCCCGTAGAACAGTACCATCATCTACACTGACCATGTGAATGTTGTATGTTGTCAATGAAACATATGTAAAAGAGTAATGTCTAAGTGAAAAGACAAAGTATCTGATGTGCTAATCAACTTTCTTACTCTATGATAAGAGCCAGGATAGTTGAAAATGTCTTCTTAAATTTAGTTTGACTACAATATTGTGATAATAGACTTTATGGTACAGTGGCATGCAGCCATTGCTTGCCATGTGCATGCTTTGGTTTCAGTGGAGATTGATGTGAATTAATTTATTAGGCTTCTCATGTTAATAATCTGTTTTAAATGAAATCATATGCCATACACAAACATCGTATCTCACTAATAGGTTTTCATCTAGTAAATTAattctttattatttaagtCTTTGTACGGTAGCACTTGGTATCTACATATTTTCAGGGTAAACAACACAATGCAAAATGAAAAGTGAAATTTGATCATGTAGTAAATCTGCTCTATTGTTTATAGTAAACAAGAACTGCCACTTAACATATCaacatgttgtgtttattttacttttttcctGCTCCTTTGAGGTTCTGACCTGTACTTTCATGCTTCTACCAATAAATACTAAAATGCCTTTAAAGACAATCAGATCTTTAAAACATATGCCAATATAATGAGTAAACATTTTGGAAAAGCTGGAAGTCTCCCAGATCACAGCTGCAAACTGTCACTCTCAGCCACACAATGATAAGGCTTATGATCCCACTGTAGCCACCATAACCATCGGTAATGGTAATTTATcataaatatctcaaaatagtCCCAAAATGTACTACTACAATCTACTACAAATTTAGTTATTGTGGGctacaataaatacaaacaggTGTGGAGCTCATTTATTTGCTGTGTTGGATGCCGCACATTAAAGCAAACATTGTGAAAACTTGAAAAGAAACGGCGTTCCACCAATCTGGCAGAATTTTGTTTAGTCTGGGAagatataggaaggctctctgttaCGTATGTCAGAGCAGCCTGTTACCCATCACTAGTAGAGGAAAATAAGAATAACTCCAGGTTTCTTTTTAGCGCTATAGCCAGGCTAACAGAGTCAGTTTCTATAGCCCTCACGGCTTAATGAGCTTCTTTAATGATACAATTCTAATTATTAGAGAAAAAATGAATCACCTCCTACCCTCAACCAGTATCGATTTATCCTCAAACACAAGAACCTTAGAAACAGACCTTCATCAACTAACTTCAACGATTTCTTCATCTAAGTCGTCTACCTATCTCTCAGACCCAATCCCAACTAGGCTGCTTAAAGTAGTTTTACCCTAAGTTAACACTTCTTTACTAAATATGATCAAtctgtctttactaacaggctacgTACCACAGTCATTAAAGGAGCTGTAATTatacctcttcttaaaaagcccactcttgatccagggTTTTTTAGCCAACTATAGACTTATATCTAACCTTTGCTTTTTCCTTGAGAAAGCAGTCGCCAATCagttgtgactttctacagaacaatatGTTACTTGAGGATtttcagtcaggatttagaatGCATCATAGCACAGAGACCGCACTGGTGAAAGTTACAAATGACCTCCTAATTGTATCAGACAAAGGACTTGTTGCCAAAGTTAGTCACAAAGTCCCGCAAGGTTCTGTGCTTCGACCAATTCTATTCATCTTATGATTCCTTTAGGCAATATTATTAGGAAACACTCCATGAagtttcattgttatgcagatgatacccaattatatcatGCCTTACGTCGCATGCATCGTAgcttgtttacatgctttaaactCAGTAAGATGGCTGCATGGTCGTCCTTCCTGAATGCGGGTAGCGATTCCATTCTGTAACCGTTTTTGAATGGCAGTGATCCGGAGTGTTTATTCCCCTTATGGCGCAGTCAATATGTTGATGGAAGTCATGATGCCCGCACAAGAGAGGAGTGCATGCCAGGAGCGCCATATGACAGGAAAACTCGTATATTGCTGGCAATGTGTTTCTAgacgggctgtcaaagttaacgcgataattatgcattaacgcaaatttatttttaacaccattcatttctttaacgtaacttgtgatttttaggttgtagcgggctcagttttaaagctagagtgaagatgctggtatcatatgaaactataaaacctaaggaatctatttgTACCAACCAACGACAAGCTTGttatgaaggaggctaaataacgatccaaacttatgcaaaattttggcgaggaaaaactggcatggcgattttcaaaggggtccattgacctctgacttcaagatatgtgaatgaaaatgggttctatgggtacccacgagtctcccctttacaaacatgcccactttatgataatcacatgcagtttggggaaagacatagtcaagtcagcacactgacacactgaaagctgttgttggttgggcttgagtttgccatgttatgatttgagcatattttttatgctaaatgcagtacctgtgagggtttctgtacaatatttgtcattgttttgtgttgataattgattttcagtaataaatacatacagtacatacatttgcataaagcagcatatttgcccactcccatgttgataagagtaataaatacttgacaaatatccctttgaggtacattttgaacagataaaaaatgtgtgatttatttgtgattaatcgtgattaactatggacaatcatgcgattaatcgtaatcaaatattttaatctagtgacagccctagtttctagCGATGTGTCTCGGTGAGATCAGCACCTTAAGATGTAATAAATTACTATATTAAAATAATTGCTTTACCATGACAATTCTCTTGAGTACAAAAACTGTGATGACATGTGCAGTCAGACAACATAAAAGACTCTGAACTCCTCCCATGACCGCTGGTTCAGTAAGTATAGTGAAACTACTGTAGGTATAACCAACATTATGTTACAATGGCTATACTTTAGCATTTTATCACTCAACTGCttaaatgttcttttgcacaGATGCTGCAAAGTCTGTCAAATCAGATCACTGATTTTTTCAAGACAGGAATGAGAATTTGTCcaacaacaaagacaaaaatagtGATCTATTTGTCACTGATTTATTGTAAGTGGAATGGATAACCGTACTGTTTCCTTTTACTTTAACCTCACCATGTTTGTGAACATTGGACACTACCGCTatcctgcttttgttttttgcctCCTGCTCTACGGCTTCATTGTCTGTGCTAATCTTGTCATAATACTGGTCATATCTCGAGAGAGAACTCTACATGAGCCcatgtatatttttattgcatgtttaTCTGTCAACTCTCTGTATGGTTCTACTGGTTTCCTCCCCAGATTCCTCATGGACCTTCTGTCTGATACTCATTTAATCTCTCGCCCTGCTTGTTTCACTCAGATctatattatttacacatatgcATCCTATGAAATGACCATTCTCGGCATTATGGCATATGATCGATATGTTGCTGTATGTCATCCTTTACACTATCACAGAAAGATGACCTCTAAAACCGTTTTTAAGTTGGCAGCTTTGGCTTGGATTGTTCCAGCCTTTGGTATTACAACGTGTATTTATTTGGCTGCCAGGCTTCCTTTATGTGGTAATGAAATACAAAAAGTGTTTTGTGCCAACTGGAACGTTGTAAAATTAGCATGTGTTACCACTGTTGTCAACAACATTGTAGGTTTGCTTTTGACCATAGTTACAGCTTTCCTTCCGCTTTTTTATGTCCTGTACACCTATTCGCGAATTGTGGTTGTTTGTTTGAAAAGCTCAGCAGAATTCAAAGGGAAAGTATTGCAGAGCTGTCTGCCACATGTTGTTTCCTTTGTGATTTATTCTATCACAGCATTTTGTGATATTGCCTTGAGTCGGTATAATATTGAAGAGATAAATCCATACGTGGCTGTTATTCTGTCCCTGGAGTTTGTTGTTATTCCTCCAGTTCTGAATCCTCTCGTGTATGGCCTTAAATTACCTGAAattagaaaacacattttaaggaTGTTATCATGGTATAAAATAATCtcttaaaaatgatcaattaaCCACCACAGCCTGTTGTATGCCAATGGTTTTATAAACATAGACTATGGGAACACATTAGTCTACAGGAGCTAGACTTAATTCACTCATTATATAGCTAAAGGAGAATAGAGATTACAGACATACAAGATGTCATATGCTCATTATCCTTCCAATTAatctattagggctgggcgatatggccaaaatcttctttCCCGATGAaggtcatttcatatttcatatcacgatatagcatgttttctggtaaatcaataaataaatagtctacatgaaataaccacatggtaaagcctatttttgtatacacCTGTGTGAattcaatacttgacaaattcaaagtactgagttttttctcattttaagaacttgagtgcaaaaaaatagttttaagtgaaattatatagaaaaaaataaataaatataggcctagcctatatagcgatagaaacgatataggAAAATACATACGATacacatttttacataattttgttgagatatatttacatattgcccagccctagtgaGAATATTATGGCCACATGTTTATTGGTGTCAAGATATTTCATTAAATTAATTCTCAAAATGCAGACTGCAGTATGTGTTGTGTGGATATaaattactgtatattactttGCTGTGGACTGGATTAAATGATAATATGATAACCTGTAACATGCGCTGTGTCACTAATTAACCATGACAACATGAGTTTAAACATTTTTTCTCAGACGTGGAGTGATACTTAAAGTGCAAAAGAATTCAACGCCCTCACGgtttttgttgcgtaaacctaagcaagtgttttagTTTGAAATCACAATGTTAATCATGTATTTACTGTGAGCGTAGTGGTGACTCCAAGGGGTCCtcacaaagcgtcagtatgagACAAGTTGATATGTGAACGTCTTGGTGGACCATAACTGTCtgtacaacacattctcacaatCAACTCATCAAGtaccgctgcttggtcagtgccccttctCATCGGAGACTGACGCACGGGGTACTCCTCTTACGTTACTCTTGATGATACCAAAGAGTCACGTGTCTAacaactgacgtgacaaaataagacaacgttactttagtttcacatgggtaATGAACAGAAGTCTTCTggtttaaagtcctgtgtttgtttgaccctccCACCATCTTTCCTGCCtgcccttagcggactctcacgctaatAATACTATACGTGACTTGGTCTGACCGTCATGTAATGcagcaggtgggtttacattggagttagttgaaagtccGGTGCATCGTATACAGcggctaaagggtgcctccgttcGTCGGTATCCTATGCCGAGGGTCACTTAACAAGTGGCGGTACTTggcgagttgggatgagaacgtgttgggggaccatgaatgtctgtacaacatTTCTTGGCAATTCATcagatagttgttgagatatttcattctggaccaaagtggtagcCAGACAGACTGGCCAACAGACCggcattgccatccctagagccaaaGACAAATTCTCTATCAGAAACTTTAGTGTGCATTGTGGGGAAGTTTACAAACTCTCCAGAGGTGAAATAATGTGGTGACATCAACCAGGCTGGACAAGATAAAAGATGTTGAACACCTCTCATAACACACAGTTGTAGAATATCTGTGTATAGAGCTCACCAAAACCGGTGCAAAATTATTATATGTAATTTTCAATGATGCTACCTGTTCAGTTTAGTAAGACTGTTGATTTTTCAAAACAGTGATAAGAGTTTATACAAGAACAGACATACGTAAATGCTGACTTTTTCTCTCCAAACAAAGACCTTTGATTTAGAGAATGGAAAACAGCACTCACTCTTTTTACTTTAACCTAACCATGTTCATGAACATTGGGCACTACCGTTATCTGGCCTTTGTCTTTTGCCTCCTAATCTACAGCTTTATTGTGTCTGCTAATTTTGCCATGATATTGATAATAATACGGGAGAGAACACTACATGAGCCCATGTATATTTTCATTGCATTTTTATCTATCAACTCTCTGTATGGTTCTGCTGGTTTCTTCCCCAGATTCCTCGTGGACCTTCTGTCTGATACTCATTTAATCTCTCGCCCTGCTTGTTTCACTCAGGTctatattatttacacatatgcTTCCTATGAACTGACCATTCTCAGCATTATGGCATATGATCGATATGTTGCTGTATGTCATCCTTTACACTATCACAGAAAGATGACCTCTAAAACCGTTTTTAAGTTGGCAGCTTTGGCTTGGATTGTTCCAGCCTTTGGTATTACAACGTGTATTTATTTGGCTGCCAGGCTTCCTTTATGTGGTAATGAGATACAAAAAGTGTTTTGTGCCAACTGGAACGTTGTAAAA
This DNA window, taken from Sebastes fasciatus isolate fSebFas1 chromosome 14, fSebFas1.pri, whole genome shotgun sequence, encodes the following:
- the LOC141782249 gene encoding olfactory receptor 10A7-like, which produces MENSTNSFYFNLTMFMNIGHYYYPAFVFCLLIYSFIVSANFAMILIIIREKTLHEPMYIFISFLSFNSLYGSSGLFPRFLMDLLSDTHLISRPACFTQIYIIYTYTSYELTILSIMAYDRYVAVCHPLHYHRKMNSKIVYTLSFIAWVCPACNLTITISTLVKLPLCGNTIQKIYCASWNIVKISCVTTAVNSIAATLGAIAMAAIPFSFIFYTYLRIVVACWKKSSEVRGKVLQSCLPHVISFAIYSVTSLTDAALTRRNLEELNPFGAVILSLAFIVIPPVMNPLVYGLKLPEIRKHIFKITSLKPRAKKNSRRTVPSSTLTM
- the LOC141781937 gene encoding olfactory receptor 6N2-like → MDNRTVSFYFNLTMFVNIGHYRYPAFVFCLLLYGFIVCANLVIILVISRERTLHEPMYIFIACLSVNSLYGSTGFLPRFLMDLLSDTHLISRPACFTQIYIIYTYASYEMTILGIMAYDRYVAVCHPLHYHRKMTSKTVFKLAALAWIVPAFGITTCIYLAARLPLCGNEIQKVFCANWNVVKLACVTTVVNNIVGLLLTIVTAFLPLFYVLYTYSRIVVVCLKSSAEFKGKVLQSCLPHVVSFVIYSITAFCDIALSRYNIEEINPYVAVILSLEFVVIPPVLNPLVYGLKLPEIRKHILRMLSWYKIIS
- the LOC141781938 gene encoding olfactory receptor 6N2-like; the protein is MENSTHSFYFNLTMFMNIGHYRYLAFVFCLLIYSFIVSANFAMILIIIRERTLHEPMYIFIAFLSINSLYGSAGFFPRFLVDLLSDTHLISRPACFTQVYIIYTYASYELTILSIMAYDRYVAVCHPLHYHRKMTSKTVFKLAALAWIVPAFGITTCIYLAARLPLCGNEIQKVFCANWNVVKLACVTTVVNNIVGLLLTIVTAFLPLFYVLYTYSRIVVVCLKSSAEFKGKVLQSCLPHVVSFVIYSITAFCDIALSRYNIEEINPYVAVILSLEFVVIPPVLNPLVYGLKLPEIRKHILRMLSWYKIIS